In Capricornis sumatraensis isolate serow.1 chromosome 18, serow.2, whole genome shotgun sequence, one genomic interval encodes:
- the LRRC14B gene encoding leucine-rich repeat-containing protein 14B, with protein sequence MQSLRFISAVALVSHPPGAQQSLDAVAHNLYPLLFKASYLLEQSAVIRLLLEHWPLEEFRLGPLLGPSADHAGDLRDRACRACLEACIRGLADHVLQGRGCRRLRVADLTGIRDVQVQRCPCGRALGRWGRTELLARTCCELQEQPCATRRPVEVLADVFVTAGNFEAVVRALGPAGPGPLRVRCLSLRADSLDPGRLLHVLRLAGPRELRRLEVVHNVRLHAGHVQQLLAQGGFPRLVSLTLPAKAFDAPPASTPAPDGEEPLLASIAWALSRMTQLTELHVAFSTLTGKLQTLLGPLRTPLRVLDVGNCALNHEDMTFLANCIHAAHLEVLDLSGHCLVDLFPATFHRLLGQAAPTLRALTLEECGLEDRHVGALSLALGTCRRLRELRFLGNPLSGLALRRLFTALCELPRLRCVEFPVPRDCYPEGSAYPQDELAMSKFDQQKYDAIAADLRAVLLRAGRDDIQVSTPLFGSFDPDIQETSNELGAFLLQAFKTALQNFSRVLKQME encoded by the exons ATGCAGTCACTGCGCTTCATCTCCGCGGTGGCCCTGGTGTCCCACCCCCCGGGGGCCCAGCAGAGCCTGGACGCCGTGGCCCATAATCTATACCCACTGCTCTTCAAAGCCAGCTACCTGCTGGAGCAGTCCGCCGTGATCCGCCTTCTTCTCGAGCACTGGCCACTGGAGGAGTTTCGGCTGGGCCCTCTGCTGGGTCCGAGCGCAGACCACGCGGGGGACCTGCGGGACCGGGCCTGCCGGGCCTGCCTGGAGGCCTGCATCCGCGGCCTGGCCGATCACGTGCTCCAGGGCAGGGGCTGCCGGCGGCTGCGGGTGGCTGACCTCACGGGCATCCGAGATGTGCAGGTGCAGAGGTGCCCCTGCGGGCGGGCGCTGGGCAGGTGGGGCCGGACGGAGCTGCTGGCCAGGACCTGCTGCGAGCTGCAGGAGCAGCCCTGCGCCACCCGGCGCCCCGTCGAGGTCCTGGCCGACGTCTTCGTCACCGCGGGCAACTTTGAGGCGGTGGTGCGCGCCCTGGGGCCGGCAGGCCCCGGCCCTCTGCGCGTGCGCTGCCTCTCGCTGCGGGCGGACAGCCTGGACCCGGGACGGCTGCTGCACGTGCTGCGCCTGGCAGGGCCCCGCGAGCTGCGCCGGCTGGAGGTGGTGCACAACGTGCGTCTGCACGCAGGCCACGTGCAGCAGCTGCTGGCCCAGGGGGGCTTCCCGCGGCTGGTCTCACTCACCCTGCCCGCCAAGGCCTTTGACGCGCCCCCCGCCAGCACCCCTGCCCCTGACGGcgaggagcccctgctcgcctCCATCGCCTGGGCGCTCAGCAGGATGACGCAGCTAACCGAGCTGCACGTGGCCTTCTCCACGCTGACCGGGAAGCTGCAGACACTGCTTGG CCCTCTCCGGACGCCGCTGAGAGTGCTGGACGTGGGCAACTGCGCCCTGAACCATGAAGACATGACCTTCTTGGCGAACTGCATCCACGCGGCCCACCTGGAGGTGCTGGACCTCAGCGGGCACTGTCTGGTGGACCTGTTCCCGGCCACCTTCCACCGGCTGCTGGGCCAGGCAGCCCCCACGCTGAGGGCCCTGACCCTGGAGGAGTGCGGCCTCGAGGACCGGCACGTGGGCGCGCTGAGCCTGGCGCTGGGCACCTGCCGCCGGCTGCGGGAGCTGCGCTTCCTGGGGAACCCGCTGTCGGGCCTCGCGCTCCGGCGCCTCTTCACCGCCCTCTGCGAGCTCCCCCGGCTGCGGTGCGTGGAGTTCCCAGTGCCCCGGGACTGCTACCCTGAGGGCAGCGCCTACCCCCAGGACGAGCTGGCCATGTCCAAGTTCGACCAGCAGAAATACGACGCCATTGCGGCAGACCTGCGCGCGGTGCTGCTGCGCGCCGGCCGGGACGACATCCAGGTCTCCACACCCCTCTTCGGGAGTTTCGACCCAGACATTCAGGAAACCAGCAATGAACTCGGAGCTTTCTTGCTGCAAGCTTTCAAAACCGCTCTACAAAACTTCTCCAGAGTGCTGAAACAGATGGAGTAG